In the Kribbella sp. NBC_00482 genome, one interval contains:
- a CDS encoding SDR family NAD(P)-dependent oxidoreductase — translation MKNVVVAGGTTGMGREIALHYLRRGARVTVVGSTPARGEEFLRAAEPLDGEAAFVRADLLSIAENQRVIKEVAARHEALDALVLAAMLPFVKRRETPDGLEGTFMLYYLSRFMLSYGLTDLLERGETPIITNLGATGITKGAVNWDDLQFTKKYSVVQAIVSGGRANDLLAVHYLQNHPHGRTKYLGVQPPYTKSGTNHLPQPLRTVAKLLATLFAKPPSESVRDTLGVMDAQPDERLILRAVGEPVDPGLATFDPQNARRLYELTREMI, via the coding sequence ATGAAGAACGTCGTAGTAGCCGGCGGTACGACGGGAATGGGCCGGGAGATCGCGCTGCACTACCTGCGCCGCGGGGCCCGCGTGACCGTGGTCGGCAGTACGCCGGCGCGCGGGGAGGAGTTCCTGCGAGCAGCGGAACCGCTCGACGGTGAGGCTGCGTTCGTGCGCGCGGACCTGCTGTCGATCGCGGAGAACCAGCGGGTGATCAAGGAGGTGGCCGCGCGGCACGAGGCGCTCGACGCGCTGGTGCTCGCCGCGATGCTCCCGTTCGTGAAGCGCCGCGAGACACCCGACGGGCTCGAGGGCACGTTCATGCTCTATTACCTGAGCCGCTTCATGCTCAGCTACGGGCTGACGGACTTGCTCGAGCGCGGCGAGACGCCGATTATCACGAACCTCGGCGCCACCGGCATCACCAAGGGCGCGGTCAACTGGGACGACCTGCAGTTCACCAAGAAGTACAGCGTGGTGCAGGCGATCGTCAGCGGCGGCCGCGCGAACGATCTACTCGCGGTGCACTACCTCCAGAACCACCCGCACGGCCGGACGAAGTACCTCGGCGTGCAACCCCCGTACACGAAGAGCGGCACCAACCACCTCCCGCAACCGCTCCGGACCGTGGCCAAACTCCTCGCCACCCTCTTTGCCAAGCCCCCGTCCGAAAGTGTCCGTGACACGCTCGGGGTGATGGACGCACAGCCGGACGAGCGACTGATCCTGCGGGCGGTCGGCGAACCGGTCGACCCGGGGCTCGCGACCTTCGATCCGCAGAACGCGCGCAGGCTGTACGAGCTGACCAGGGAAATGATCTGA
- a CDS encoding NADP-dependent oxidoreductase, with product MRAISQDTYGGPDVLRLIETDRPTPLPTEVLVRVHAAGVNPVDAKTRAGQGVAGILGQPPFILGWDVSGVVEEVGHGVHTLAVGDEVYGMPWFPRAASAYAEYVTAPSRHFARKPVNLSHVEAAAVPLAGLTAYQILTALARIQKDQRVLIHAAAGGVGHLAVQFAKHLGAYVVGTASVGKHEWLRGLGADEVIDYHRAEVAEATGDIDVVVDLIGSESTQRQSVAVTRSGGLVVAVPSGTSPELLELAAKSGVRAAPYLVEPDGPALGEIAALIESGAVRIEVEDVFPLAAAAEAHRRMESGRTRGKLVLEVR from the coding sequence ATGAGAGCCATCAGTCAAGACACGTACGGCGGACCCGACGTACTCCGCCTGATCGAAACCGACCGCCCCACGCCGCTGCCGACCGAGGTGCTGGTCCGGGTGCACGCGGCCGGCGTGAACCCGGTCGACGCCAAGACGCGCGCCGGCCAGGGGGTCGCCGGCATTCTGGGCCAGCCGCCGTTCATCCTCGGCTGGGACGTCTCCGGCGTCGTCGAGGAGGTAGGCCACGGCGTACACACCCTCGCGGTCGGCGACGAGGTCTACGGCATGCCGTGGTTCCCGCGCGCGGCGTCGGCGTACGCCGAATACGTCACCGCGCCCTCGCGGCACTTCGCTCGCAAGCCCGTCAACCTCAGCCACGTCGAGGCGGCCGCGGTTCCGCTGGCCGGACTGACGGCGTACCAGATCCTCACCGCGCTGGCCCGCATACAGAAGGACCAGCGCGTGCTGATCCACGCGGCAGCGGGCGGGGTCGGTCACCTGGCCGTGCAATTCGCCAAGCACCTCGGCGCGTACGTCGTCGGTACGGCGAGCGTCGGCAAGCACGAATGGTTGCGCGGACTTGGCGCGGACGAGGTGATCGACTATCACCGTGCGGAGGTCGCCGAGGCGACCGGGGACATCGACGTCGTCGTCGACCTGATCGGCAGTGAGAGCACGCAGCGGCAGTCGGTCGCCGTGACCCGGTCGGGTGGACTCGTGGTCGCCGTACCGTCGGGGACGTCGCCGGAGCTGCTCGAGCTGGCCGCGAAGTCCGGTGTCCGGGCCGCGCCGTACCTGGTCGAACCAGACGGGCCGGCGCTCGGCGAGATCGCGGCGCTGATCGAGAGCGGCGCGGTGCGGATCGAGGTCGAGGACGTGTTTCCGCTGGCTGCGGCGGCCGAGGCGCACCGGCGGATGGAGAGCGGCCGGACCCGCGGGAAGCTGGTCCTCGAGGTCAGGTGA
- a CDS encoding winged helix-turn-helix transcriptional regulator, with protein MATTCATGIHDKHDVYAAQCPCRDLLDLLATKWAVLAIGAMEDGPLRFGELQRRLQGVSPKVLTQTLRRLEDNGFLHREIFPAVPLHVEYSLTDLGRSVSLPIAALRTWVETHLDDVSA; from the coding sequence ATGGCGACCACCTGCGCGACCGGGATACATGACAAGCACGACGTGTACGCCGCGCAGTGCCCGTGCCGGGATCTGCTCGACCTGCTCGCGACCAAGTGGGCCGTCCTGGCGATCGGCGCGATGGAGGACGGCCCACTCCGGTTCGGTGAGCTGCAGCGCCGGCTCCAGGGAGTCAGCCCGAAGGTGCTCACGCAGACCCTCCGCCGGCTGGAGGACAACGGATTCCTGCACCGCGAGATCTTCCCAGCGGTCCCGCTCCACGTCGAGTACTCGCTGACCGACCTCGGCCGGAGCGTCTCCCTGCCGATCGCCGCGCTACGCACCTGGGTCGAGACGCACTTGGACGACGTCAGCGCTTGA
- a CDS encoding SDR family NAD(P)-dependent oxidoreductase, producing MTNTVVVAGGTGALGVAVTAEFLRAGWRVVVPGRSEESLARLGADPALNPVVADPFDPAGTADVVALATSDENAPLTALVNLVGGFASGSRVHETPIEDFENQLRLNLRPTYLITQGVLPHLLAGGGGAVVCTSSGAALRPFSGAAGYITAKAGVIAFADALHAEYARDGIRVNTILPGTIDTPANRTAMPNADTSKWSPPDRIAAVVRTLVELEGFNGAHLTV from the coding sequence ATGACGAACACGGTGGTGGTTGCCGGTGGCACCGGCGCGCTCGGGGTCGCGGTGACGGCCGAGTTCCTGCGGGCCGGCTGGCGGGTCGTCGTCCCCGGGCGGTCCGAGGAGTCCCTCGCCCGCCTCGGCGCCGATCCGGCGCTCAACCCGGTGGTCGCCGACCCCTTCGACCCGGCCGGTACGGCGGACGTCGTCGCGCTCGCGACCTCGGACGAGAACGCGCCGCTCACCGCCCTGGTCAACCTCGTCGGCGGTTTCGCGTCCGGTTCCCGGGTGCACGAGACGCCGATCGAGGACTTCGAGAACCAACTCCGGCTCAACCTGCGTCCGACGTACCTGATCACCCAAGGGGTCCTGCCCCATCTGCTCGCGGGCGGTGGTGGAGCGGTCGTTTGTACGTCGAGCGGCGCCGCGCTCCGCCCGTTCTCCGGGGCGGCCGGGTACATCACCGCGAAGGCCGGCGTGATCGCGTTCGCCGACGCGCTGCACGCGGAGTACGCGCGCGACGGCATCCGGGTGAACACCATCCTGCCCGGCACCATCGACACCCCGGCGAACCGCACCGCGATGCCGAACGCCGACACCAGCAAGTGGAGCCCGCCGGACCGGATCGCCGCCGTGGTCCGCACGCTCGTCGAGCTCGAAGGTTTCAACGGCGCTCATCTGACCGTTTGA
- a CDS encoding TetR/AcrR family transcriptional regulator, translated as MAHKRDREATRARLLECSRLRFARDGYDGTSVRDVAGDVGVDPALVFRYFGSKSGLFTEAMAGSSAPVVLPDGPVEELPAKLLRQLVFEDWTEYAGEHPLIAMLRSSGHEDTKDRLRQQVCEGYLDVLSQLADGNEDKNLRTELFAAWLLGIGILRTAVGTPTLTKATEEDILPHLAAVAEALFGRPVPTE; from the coding sequence ATGGCGCACAAGCGGGATCGGGAGGCGACCCGGGCCCGACTGCTGGAGTGTTCGCGGCTTCGGTTCGCCCGGGACGGGTACGACGGGACGAGCGTCCGGGACGTGGCCGGCGACGTGGGCGTCGACCCGGCGCTCGTGTTCCGGTACTTCGGGTCCAAGTCCGGGTTGTTCACCGAGGCGATGGCGGGCTCGTCCGCCCCCGTCGTGCTGCCGGACGGGCCGGTCGAGGAGCTACCCGCGAAGCTGTTGCGGCAGTTGGTCTTCGAGGACTGGACGGAGTACGCCGGTGAGCATCCGCTGATCGCGATGCTCCGCTCGTCGGGTCACGAGGACACCAAGGACCGCCTCCGGCAACAGGTCTGCGAGGGCTACCTCGACGTACTGTCCCAGCTCGCCGACGGCAACGAGGACAAGAATCTCCGCACCGAGCTCTTCGCCGCGTGGCTCCTCGGCATCGGCATCCTCCGCACCGCCGTCGGCACCCCCACCCTCACGAAGGCCACCGAGGAGGACATCCTCCCCCACCTCGCCGCGGTCGCCGAGGCGTTGTTCGGTCGACCCGTCCCGACGGAGTAG
- a CDS encoding YciI family protein, whose product MRYMIINKADADSEAGNFPPQEVAEGVGRVVEDLSKAGVLLFAEGVHRSSLGARVKVDAGKRTVTDGPFAETKELIGGVIVVEVRSREEAIEWAARLAEALGSEVEVRRVVEEADFAPDSEVSAG is encoded by the coding sequence ATGCGCTACATGATCATCAACAAGGCCGACGCCGACAGTGAGGCCGGGAACTTTCCGCCGCAGGAGGTGGCCGAAGGTGTCGGCCGGGTCGTCGAGGACCTGTCGAAGGCCGGCGTACTGCTGTTCGCCGAAGGCGTGCACCGCAGTTCGCTCGGCGCGCGGGTGAAGGTCGACGCGGGCAAGCGCACCGTCACCGACGGCCCGTTCGCCGAGACCAAGGAGCTGATCGGCGGCGTGATCGTCGTCGAGGTCCGCAGCCGCGAGGAGGCGATCGAGTGGGCCGCCCGGCTGGCCGAGGCGCTCGGCTCCGAGGTCGAGGTACGCCGGGTGGTCGAGGAAGCCGACTTCGCACCGGATTCCGAGGTCTCCGCCGGCTGA
- a CDS encoding superoxide dismutase — protein MTTYTLPDLPYDYSALAPSIAGEIMELHHDKHHATYVKGLNDTLDKLAEARDKGDFGGIVGLEKTLAFNLGGHVNHSIFWKNLSPDGGDKPDGELGSAIDEFFGSFDSFQANFTASATTIQGSGWAILGWDALGSQLLIHQLYDQQGNLPAGQTPIAMLDMWEHAFYLQYKNVKPDYVKAWWNVVNWADAQARFDAARAGAGALITGA, from the coding sequence TTGACCACGTACACGCTTCCCGACCTCCCCTACGACTACAGCGCCCTCGCGCCGAGCATCGCGGGCGAGATCATGGAGCTGCACCACGACAAGCACCACGCGACCTACGTGAAGGGTCTGAACGACACCCTGGACAAGCTGGCCGAGGCCCGCGACAAGGGTGACTTCGGCGGGATCGTCGGGCTGGAGAAGACGCTCGCCTTCAACCTCGGTGGGCACGTGAACCACTCGATCTTCTGGAAGAACCTGTCGCCGGACGGCGGCGACAAGCCGGACGGCGAGCTGGGTTCGGCGATCGACGAGTTCTTCGGCTCGTTCGACTCGTTCCAGGCCAACTTCACCGCGAGCGCGACCACGATCCAGGGGTCCGGCTGGGCGATCCTCGGGTGGGACGCCCTCGGCAGCCAGCTGCTGATCCACCAGCTCTACGACCAGCAGGGCAACCTGCCGGCCGGCCAGACCCCGATCGCGATGCTGGACATGTGGGAGCACGCGTTCTACCTGCAGTACAAGAACGTGAAGCCCGACTACGTCAAGGCGTGGTGGAACGTCGTGAACTGGGCCGACGCCCAGGCGCGCTTCGACGCCGCTCGCGCCGGCGCCGGCGCCCTGATCACCGGCGCCTGA
- a CDS encoding alpha/beta fold hydrolase, translating to MNNTLKVSDAELYYEVRGSGPLLVLVGAPMDADAFAPLADLLAPDYTVLTLDPRGVKRSKLDPGGTSRPEQRADDLAALIRHVDAGPAVVLGSSGGAVSALALAQYHPDVVRTVIAHEAPLDQLLPDADEVLAKSEKLMADYLAGDATGAWKQFFALANIHLPDEVVEMMFGGERDPEQEATERFWFGHEMRESITWLPDVDKLRTADILIGIGEESTGQLCDRTSTALADRLGIEPTRFPGDHTGFVDKPEAFAEALVAELRGLKR from the coding sequence ATGAACAACACACTGAAGGTTTCCGACGCAGAGCTGTACTACGAGGTGCGCGGATCAGGACCGTTGCTGGTCCTGGTCGGCGCCCCGATGGACGCGGACGCGTTCGCGCCCCTTGCCGACCTGCTGGCACCCGACTACACCGTCCTGACCCTCGACCCGCGCGGGGTCAAGCGGAGCAAACTCGACCCGGGCGGTACGTCGCGACCCGAGCAGCGAGCCGACGACCTGGCCGCGCTGATCCGGCACGTCGACGCCGGGCCGGCCGTCGTACTCGGCTCCAGCGGGGGAGCGGTCAGCGCGCTCGCGCTGGCGCAGTACCACCCGGACGTCGTCCGGACCGTCATCGCGCACGAGGCACCGCTCGACCAGCTCCTGCCCGACGCGGACGAGGTGCTCGCGAAGTCGGAGAAGCTGATGGCCGACTATCTCGCCGGTGACGCGACCGGCGCCTGGAAGCAGTTCTTCGCGCTCGCGAACATCCACCTGCCCGACGAGGTCGTCGAGATGATGTTCGGCGGCGAGCGGGACCCCGAGCAGGAGGCGACGGAGCGGTTCTGGTTCGGCCACGAGATGCGCGAGTCCATCACCTGGCTCCCGGACGTCGACAAGCTGCGCACCGCCGACATCCTGATCGGAATCGGCGAGGAATCCACCGGTCAACTCTGCGACCGCACTTCCACCGCCCTCGCCGACCGCCTCGGCATCGAGCCGACCCGCTTCCCAGGCGACCACACCGGCTTCGTCGACAAGCCCGAGGCCTTCGCCGAAGCGTTGGTCGCGGAGCTCAGAGGGCTCAAGCGCTGA
- a CDS encoding LCP family protein, which translates to MPKLLGFTLLGALIPGLGLIVGGRRRLGAFVLTLFLGLVGLGVYVGLTRRDEVLAAAVVPSRLLMTSVVIGAVAFCWIVVIVASHRSLRPATGGAGGRAFGATFVGLLCFAIAAPAAIGVQSVLAQRSLVQDVFQAQGESKSATRPSTVNVKDPWEDKPRLNLLLLGGDDAPSREGVRTDTVIVASIDTKTGNTALVSLPRNLTFMPFPADSPLRKYYPDGFGKEGLSLDGRLEWMLTAMYQNVPDAHPGILGPSDNEGADVVKQSVGEAIGLKLDYYLQVNLQSFPEIVDALGGVRVNVNERVAMGGVSSSHIPPKEWIEPGPNQHLDGRHALWFARGRYGADDDQRQVRQRCVIKSIVDAADPQTLVTKYKAIARAGQHLLRTDIPQELLPAMVQLALKVKSGTVSNVTLDSDKLRLKYLHPDYQALRDTVENALESAPAPTPTPTTPTTPGTTRKPTTTTTTAPPGPTQNLADACAYNPAGDQPS; encoded by the coding sequence ATGCCGAAGTTGCTGGGGTTCACCCTGCTGGGTGCACTGATTCCAGGACTCGGGCTGATCGTCGGCGGGCGCCGGCGGCTCGGTGCGTTCGTGCTCACGCTGTTCCTCGGGCTGGTCGGGCTCGGGGTGTACGTCGGGCTCACCCGGCGCGACGAGGTCCTCGCGGCCGCCGTCGTACCGAGCCGGCTGCTGATGACGTCGGTGGTGATCGGCGCGGTCGCATTCTGCTGGATCGTGGTGATCGTGGCCTCGCACCGGTCGTTGCGCCCGGCAACGGGTGGCGCCGGCGGGCGGGCCTTCGGCGCGACGTTCGTCGGGCTGCTGTGTTTCGCGATCGCGGCGCCGGCGGCGATCGGCGTACAGAGTGTGCTGGCGCAGCGGTCGCTGGTGCAGGACGTGTTCCAGGCACAGGGTGAGAGCAAGAGCGCGACCCGGCCGTCGACGGTCAACGTCAAGGACCCGTGGGAGGACAAGCCGCGGCTCAACCTGCTGCTGCTCGGCGGGGACGACGCGCCGAGCCGCGAGGGCGTGCGCACCGACACGGTGATCGTCGCGAGCATCGACACCAAGACCGGGAACACGGCGCTGGTCTCACTGCCGCGGAACCTGACCTTCATGCCGTTCCCGGCGGACTCGCCGCTGCGCAAGTACTACCCGGACGGCTTCGGCAAGGAAGGGCTCAGCCTCGACGGACGGCTGGAGTGGATGCTGACCGCGATGTACCAGAACGTCCCGGACGCGCATCCCGGCATCCTCGGACCGTCCGACAACGAGGGCGCGGACGTGGTGAAACAGTCCGTCGGTGAGGCGATCGGCCTGAAGCTGGACTACTACCTGCAGGTCAACCTGCAGAGCTTCCCGGAGATCGTCGACGCGCTCGGCGGGGTCCGGGTGAACGTGAACGAGCGGGTCGCGATGGGCGGCGTCAGCAGCTCGCACATCCCGCCGAAGGAGTGGATCGAGCCGGGACCGAACCAGCACCTCGACGGGCGGCACGCGCTGTGGTTCGCCCGCGGGCGGTACGGCGCCGACGACGACCAGCGGCAGGTCCGGCAGCGATGCGTGATCAAGAGCATCGTCGACGCGGCGGATCCGCAGACGCTGGTCACGAAGTACAAGGCAATCGCTCGCGCCGGCCAGCACCTGCTGCGCACCGACATCCCGCAGGAGCTCCTGCCCGCGATGGTGCAGCTGGCGCTCAAGGTGAAGTCGGGGACGGTCTCGAACGTCACGCTCGACTCCGACAAGCTGCGCCTGAAGTACCTGCACCCCGACTACCAGGCCCTCCGCGACACCGTCGAGAACGCCCTCGAGTCAGCGCCCGCGCCGACGCCGACTCCCACCACGCCGACCACCCCCGGCACCACCCGCAAGCCCACGACCACAACCACCACGGCACCGCCGGGCCCGACCCAGAACCTCGCCGACGCCTGCGCGTACAACCCCGCCGGAGACCAGCCCAGCTAG